The following nucleotide sequence is from Vibrio sp. SCSIO 43136.
AAACAGCCCAGTAGACTTCGTCACCCCAACAATGCAAAAGCTGGCGAATAAGTACATCGACAACCACGCTGATTACACAGGTAACATGGTTGAGATGGTGGGCGTTAAGTTCATCCTAGATGGCGCAGCGGCAGGTCGTACCGCCATCGTTGTTGAACCATACGAAAACTCAGATTACCACGGTCCATGGCGTAACACTCCTGAGCAATACCGTGAAGGTCTACATCGCTACGATGAGATGGGTCTTGTGGTGCACGCTCACTGTGCGGGTGATGGTGCAGCACGTTTGGTGCTTGATTCAGTTGAAGAGCTACGCAAGAAACCAGGCAACAACGCAGATAAACTGCAACACCGTATTGCGCATACGTCAATGATCCACCCAGACGATCTACCACGTATCGCTCAAAACAACGTTTGGGCTGAGTTCTCTCCAGTATTCTGGTACGACATGGCGGCTATCCGTGTTATCGAGCAGGACATCGGTAAGCACCGTGTGCAGAAATACATGTTCCCAATCAAACCAATCGTTGATTCTGGCGCAAACGTGTCTATCGGTACTGACTGGACTGTAACGCCTGTGAACCCTTGGGTTGCACTAGAGACTGTGGTTACTCGTCGCGCACCTGGTGTAACAGAAGGTCCATCTCTAAACGCAGAAGAGCACGCAATTCCACTTGAAACAGCATTCTGGATGTACACCCAAGGTGGTGCAGACAGCCAGAAGCGTGGTGAACAGATCGGTTCGATTGCTGTAGGTAAGTTTGCGGACTTCGCCGTTATTGACCAAAACATCTTCGAAGTGCCAATCCAAGAAGTTCATAAGACCAAAGTGCTTAGCACAGTGCTAAACGGTCAAGATGTTTACCTAAGCTCGAAAGTTGAAGAGCTGGTTAACCTTGGCGAACTTGAAGGTAAATACGCAAGCACAACCATGACTTACGGTGCAAACGGCCGTCAATTCGCTTAATAGTGGATTGAACCTTAATTCATTCCCCCATCTCTGGCCCCATAAAGCCTGCTTGGGGGAATTCATTTTCCCATTACTAAAAGAGAGTTAATCATGGGTGGAATCAGTATTTGGCAGCTTTTGATCATTGCAGTCATTGTTATCG
It contains:
- a CDS encoding amidohydrolase, translated to MARKMLNLSDNDNVLDNPSRRGFFKKAGGAAALTMAVSPIAQAVGNATPGDARNVKGKLVLYVNGKVYLGDKTSQDWAQAFAVKGDKFVQIGTTDEILKLRQKDTLVVDLHGHTVVPGLIDDHMHPEMAVENYFNVAVDETATTWEEFKVKVANELRLHPDRPWVFGGNLDYLWDDGSNIQTFGQPSHKKILDELIPDKPCFFWECSGHAALVNSKALEVCGITKDSPDPVGGHYVKDENGELTGVLRELAAHVVWEKWLETLPEPAVIGREQLKPIFSYLNSFGLTSITEPWSREMYGKAYKFLDDNNELSVRITSYANSPVDFVTPTMQKLANKYIDNHADYTGNMVEMVGVKFILDGAAAGRTAIVVEPYENSDYHGPWRNTPEQYREGLHRYDEMGLVVHAHCAGDGAARLVLDSVEELRKKPGNNADKLQHRIAHTSMIHPDDLPRIAQNNVWAEFSPVFWYDMAAIRVIEQDIGKHRVQKYMFPIKPIVDSGANVSIGTDWTVTPVNPWVALETVVTRRAPGVTEGPSLNAEEHAIPLETAFWMYTQGGADSQKRGEQIGSIAVGKFADFAVIDQNIFEVPIQEVHKTKVLSTVLNGQDVYLSSKVEELVNLGELEGKYASTTMTYGANGRQFA